In Aestuariibaculum lutulentum, one DNA window encodes the following:
- a CDS encoding alpha,alpha-trehalase has product MKLFVNKTKLIDQLLKQEDTTGSYTITVDDNGKKSFKIQTDKGNDIIIKGTYHLSNLLQEAALLKSETGIIEIKHVKEEPVSRLSRIIKDFYWDKLTRNFDKGNLLKILEDEKMKGEFLRLYVPETDKDAFEFHKKNATEFKNVKIETIPENISKELITALNKKPGILSLAYSREKGLSIPFVVPGGRFNEMYGWDSYFIGLGLIIDDKFELAQAMIDNLEYQIIHYGKILNANRSYYLSRSQPPFFTSFLKTFYETYKNRITINWLTQKINTSLIEYFNVWMTEGIRLTPNGLNRYFGEGTGAPSETEQGHFDAIYKIFAKKHRLSLTEFKKQYKTGKVIDQDLDMYFIHDRSMRESGHDTTTRLDNCSADLNTVDLNSLLFKYENDIAYFIKTYFNDAFSYNGKIYSSKDWFEKANNRKALMIHFMWNDKNKCFYDYNYKNKRQQPFNSATNLYPLWSQLCSTQQAKDLVKGQLATFTYKGGIASTGLIKNLSKNMPNRQWDYPYGWAPHQMLIWEGLNNYGFINESQELIYRWLWLIVKTAVEYNGLIPEKFNVNTCTHKVNVEYGNVGTNFKYIPDGGFGWTNASYKMGIKHLNSKYIKHLNELVDPDIVFKK; this is encoded by the coding sequence ATGAAGTTATTTGTTAACAAAACAAAGCTTATTGATCAGCTATTAAAACAGGAAGATACTACAGGTAGCTATACCATAACAGTTGATGATAATGGCAAAAAATCGTTTAAAATTCAAACAGATAAGGGAAATGATATTATCATTAAAGGTACATATCACTTATCTAATCTACTTCAGGAAGCAGCCCTTTTAAAAAGTGAAACAGGAATTATAGAGATAAAACATGTTAAAGAAGAACCAGTGTCAAGATTATCTCGGATAATTAAGGACTTTTATTGGGATAAACTAACACGAAACTTCGATAAGGGCAACCTGTTAAAGATACTTGAAGATGAAAAAATGAAGGGAGAATTTTTAAGGCTTTATGTTCCAGAAACAGATAAAGACGCCTTCGAATTTCATAAAAAAAATGCTACTGAATTTAAAAATGTTAAAATTGAAACTATCCCAGAAAACATATCAAAAGAATTAATTACAGCTTTAAACAAAAAACCTGGTATTTTATCTTTAGCTTATTCACGTGAAAAAGGGCTTAGTATCCCCTTTGTTGTGCCAGGTGGACGATTCAATGAAATGTACGGCTGGGATAGCTATTTTATAGGATTAGGTCTTATTATAGATGATAAGTTTGAGCTAGCCCAAGCCATGATTGATAATTTAGAATATCAAATTATTCATTATGGTAAAATATTAAATGCCAACAGAAGTTATTATTTATCCAGATCTCAACCTCCATTTTTCACTTCTTTTCTTAAAACGTTTTATGAAACTTACAAAAATCGCATAACTATAAATTGGCTTACACAAAAAATAAACACTTCGCTTATCGAATATTTTAATGTTTGGATGACCGAAGGCATAAGATTAACACCTAACGGATTAAACCGATATTTCGGAGAAGGCACAGGAGCTCCAAGTGAAACTGAACAAGGTCATTTTGATGCTATTTATAAAATTTTTGCAAAAAAACACAGACTATCTTTAACTGAATTTAAAAAGCAATACAAAACCGGAAAAGTTATTGATCAGGATTTAGACATGTATTTTATTCACGATCGAAGTATGCGTGAAAGCGGCCATGATACAACAACTAGATTAGACAATTGTTCGGCAGACCTTAATACAGTTGACTTAAATAGCTTATTGTTTAAATACGAAAATGATATTGCCTATTTCATTAAAACTTATTTTAATGATGCTTTTTCATACAATGGAAAAATATACAGTTCAAAAGATTGGTTTGAAAAGGCTAATAATCGTAAAGCTTTAATGATACATTTTATGTGGAATGACAAAAATAAATGCTTTTACGATTATAATTATAAAAACAAAAGACAACAACCTTTTAATTCTGCAACAAACCTTTACCCCTTATGGAGCCAACTTTGCTCAACCCAACAGGCCAAAGACCTTGTTAAAGGACAGCTTGCAACCTTTACTTATAAAGGAGGAATAGCCTCAACCGGATTAATCAAAAACCTTTCAAAAAATATGCCCAATCGCCAATGGGACTATCCTTACGGATGGGCTCCACATCAAATGTTAATATGGGAGGGTTTAAATAACTATGGTTTTATCAATGAAAGTCAAGAATTAATTTACAGATGGTTATGGCTTATAGTAAAAACGGCTGTTGAATATAATGGACTTATACCTGAAAAATTTAATGTAAACACCTGCACTCATAAAGTTAATGTAGAATATGGTAATGTCGGCACAAACTTTAAATACATACCAGATGGAGGTTTTGGTTGGACTAACGCCTCTTATAAAATGGGCATCAAACATTTAAATTCAAAATACATAAAACACCTCAATGAATTGGTCGACCCTGATATTGTATTTAAAAAATAA
- a CDS encoding site-specific integrase translates to MKTTQTFSVLFWLKQSSIKNGKAPLYARITVNGKRAELSLKRKVLISEWDSNKSRLKGLGDEPKLINEFLKQVNVDLFEIYQNLKREGKLISSSIIKSQYLGENDSRQALTDIIDYHKIHMKSTLRWGTQKNYFTTHKYIFKFLKLKYAITDMYLSELNYQFIIDFERFLKVQENMSNNTVMKHIERLRKLVSLAFKMEWIDKDPFIKFEAKYDKKERCFLTAEELEAIENKSFDITRLQQIKDLFVFACYTGLSYGDVMQLTPNDLCLGIDGKLWIHSKREKTNVPIKIPLLQKALELIEKYETYPESVSNQTIFPGISNQKLNSYLKEIADVCRIKKNLTFHVARHTFATTVTLSNGVPIETVSKLLGHTKLSTTQIYARVVESKISEDMGSLHQKLEKRTAEI, encoded by the coding sequence ATGAAAACCACACAAACTTTCAGTGTTCTGTTTTGGCTGAAGCAATCCAGTATCAAAAACGGGAAAGCACCCCTTTATGCTCGTATTACCGTAAATGGCAAACGAGCCGAACTGTCCTTAAAACGAAAAGTCCTTATTTCGGAATGGGATTCTAATAAAAGCCGATTAAAAGGCTTAGGTGATGAACCTAAATTAATCAATGAATTTTTAAAGCAGGTTAATGTCGATCTCTTCGAGATCTATCAAAATTTAAAAAGAGAAGGTAAACTCATTAGTTCTAGTATCATTAAATCACAATACTTGGGGGAAAATGATTCTCGTCAGGCACTAACGGATATTATTGATTATCATAAGATCCATATGAAGTCCACTTTAAGATGGGGAACCCAAAAGAACTACTTCACAACCCACAAATACATCTTTAAGTTCTTAAAGTTGAAGTATGCTATAACTGATATGTATCTATCTGAGTTAAATTATCAGTTTATAATCGATTTTGAGCGGTTTTTAAAGGTTCAGGAGAATATGAGCAACAATACTGTTATGAAACATATCGAACGCTTGAGAAAACTCGTAAGTTTAGCCTTTAAAATGGAATGGATTGATAAAGATCCTTTTATAAAGTTTGAAGCCAAATATGATAAAAAGGAGCGTTGCTTTTTAACAGCCGAAGAATTGGAAGCTATAGAAAATAAGTCTTTTGATATAACCAGACTTCAGCAGATAAAGGATTTATTTGTGTTCGCCTGCTATACAGGTTTGTCCTATGGAGATGTGATGCAATTAACGCCTAACGATTTGTGTTTAGGGATTGATGGCAAGCTTTGGATTCATTCGAAAAGAGAGAAAACGAATGTTCCTATTAAAATACCTTTACTACAAAAGGCTTTAGAACTTATAGAAAAATATGAAACTTATCCTGAATCTGTCTCAAACCAAACAATTTTTCCAGGTATATCCAATCAGAAATTGAATTCTTATTTAAAAGAGATTGCCGATGTATGTCGAATCAAGAAGAATTTAACCTTTCATGTGGCCAGACATACCTTTGCCACAACGGTAACGCTTTCAAACGGTGTGCCGATTGAAACGGTGTCAAAATTATTAGGTCACACAAAATTATCAACGACTCAGATTTATGCAAGAGTAGTGGAGAGTAAGATTAGTGAAGATATGGGAAGTCTACATCAAAAGCTGGAAAAGCGAACAGCTGAGATTTAG
- a CDS encoding HD family phosphohydrolase, translating into MKDLINKLYKNHSLIYKGLLFLCTSFLIVYLFPKSGKFRYNFEKGKPWQSENLYAPFDFAIKKTDEEIAFEKQNIIDNSVLYFDIDNSVESKVKNLYKEQFKKVFTDSLPVKSFQTVYNAGMDIIDELYSYGILNESYDYADTRIITLLADRTKKQDGFFGDLIKLDAVSPIISKVLESRELQAYKTNFTSLFFDIVEPNLTFDKSFTDKALEEELGKIAYTRGSIEKETLIISKGEVIEGDKYQVLKSLESEYESQVWTKSNYNWIIFAYTLLVALALLMLLLFLRKYRVEVFENNNKVTFIFFNVFLMVFMTTLVVNYNSEFVYVVPICILPLILKAFFDARLGMFTHVITVLLLGFIVPNSYEYTFLQIIAGIVTILTVSELYKRANLFISVGQITLIYIVAYFAFFLIHEGSIETIKWEMFKWFLLGGLATLFVQPLIYAYERIFGLVSDVSLLELSDTNSKLLKELSNKAPGTFHHSLNVANLAEASANEIHANAMLVRVGALYHDIGKMKNPTYFTENQSTGINPHDELSPKESARIIIDHVINGIEIAKKNNLPDRVIDFIRSHHGTNLVYYFYMKEKKEFEETGREPDLTDFSYPGPKPFSKETAILMMCDSIEAASKSLKEPTSTKIDAFVENIIDKQIEDGQFLNADITFKEIQKIKKVLKRKLANIYHLRIEYPE; encoded by the coding sequence ATGAAAGACTTAATAAATAAACTCTACAAAAACCACTCCTTGATTTACAAAGGGTTACTGTTTTTGTGTACATCGTTTTTAATTGTTTATCTGTTTCCGAAAAGCGGAAAATTCAGATATAATTTTGAAAAAGGAAAACCCTGGCAATCTGAAAATTTATATGCACCATTCGATTTTGCGATAAAAAAGACAGATGAAGAAATTGCTTTTGAAAAACAGAATATTATTGATAATTCGGTATTGTATTTTGATATTGATAATTCGGTTGAATCTAAAGTAAAAAACTTATACAAGGAGCAGTTTAAAAAAGTCTTTACAGATTCTTTGCCGGTAAAGTCATTTCAAACGGTTTATAATGCTGGAATGGATATCATTGACGAACTTTATAGTTATGGTATTCTTAATGAATCTTACGATTATGCCGACACCAGAATTATTACTTTATTAGCAGATCGTACAAAAAAGCAAGACGGTTTCTTTGGCGATTTAATTAAGCTGGATGCTGTTAGTCCTATTATTAGTAAAGTTTTAGAAAGTAGGGAGCTTCAAGCTTATAAAACGAATTTTACATCGCTGTTTTTTGATATTGTTGAACCGAACTTAACCTTCGATAAATCGTTTACCGATAAAGCTTTAGAGGAAGAATTAGGGAAAATAGCTTATACACGAGGAAGTATAGAAAAAGAAACCTTGATTATTTCAAAAGGAGAAGTTATTGAGGGAGATAAATATCAGGTTTTGAAATCACTTGAATCGGAATACGAGTCGCAAGTCTGGACCAAATCAAATTACAACTGGATTATTTTTGCATACACGCTACTTGTAGCTTTGGCGTTGTTGATGCTGTTGCTATTCTTAAGAAAATACCGTGTTGAAGTTTTTGAGAACAATAACAAAGTAACCTTTATTTTCTTTAATGTGTTCTTGATGGTGTTTATGACGACGCTTGTTGTAAATTACAATTCAGAGTTTGTATATGTGGTTCCTATCTGTATTTTACCACTTATTTTAAAAGCCTTTTTCGATGCTCGATTGGGTATGTTTACGCATGTCATTACTGTCTTACTTTTAGGTTTTATTGTTCCGAATAGTTATGAGTATACCTTTCTTCAAATTATAGCAGGTATCGTTACTATTTTAACGGTTTCAGAGCTTTATAAACGCGCTAACTTGTTTATTTCTGTAGGACAGATCACTTTGATTTATATCGTGGCTTATTTTGCCTTTTTCTTAATTCATGAAGGAAGCATTGAAACCATCAAGTGGGAAATGTTTAAGTGGTTTCTTTTAGGTGGATTAGCTACTTTGTTTGTTCAGCCATTAATTTATGCTTACGAACGCATTTTTGGTCTGGTTTCAGACGTGTCGCTTTTAGAGCTGTCTGATACGAATTCAAAACTCCTAAAAGAGCTTTCCAATAAAGCACCGGGAACATTTCATCATTCTTTGAATGTAGCAAATTTGGCAGAAGCATCAGCAAACGAAATTCATGCCAACGCCATGTTGGTTAGGGTAGGAGCTTTATATCACGATATTGGTAAAATGAAAAATCCAACCTATTTCACCGAAAATCAATCGACAGGGATTAATCCGCATGATGAGTTGTCTCCAAAGGAAAGTGCTCGTATTATTATAGATCATGTGATTAATGGTATTGAAATAGCCAAGAAGAATAATTTGCCCGATCGCGTTATTGATTTTATACGTTCGCATCATGGAACGAATCTGGTTTATTATTTCTACATGAAAGAGAAAAAGGAATTCGAGGAAACAGGAAGAGAACCAGATTTGACTGATTTTAGTTATCCGGGACCAAAACCTTTCAGTAAGGAAACAGCCATTCTTATGATGTGTGATAGTATCGAGGCCGCTTCCAAAAGTTTAAAGGAACCAACCTCAACAAAAATTGATGCGTTTGTTGAAAATATCATAGATAAGCAGATTGAAGATGGCCAATTTTTAAATGCGGACATAACTTTTAAAGAAATTCAAAAAATAAAAAAAGTGCTAAAACGCAAGCTTGCAAATATTTACCATTTGAGAATCGAATATCCTGAATAA
- a CDS encoding acetyl-CoA C-acyltransferase, with amino-acid sequence MNKEVVIVSAARTPIGSFLGALSTVPAPRLGAIAIKGALDKIGLKPELVDEVLMGNVVQAGTGQAPARQAAIYAGIPNTVPCTTVNKVCASGMKSVMQGAQAIALGDAEIVVAGGMENMSLIPHYLHARTGTKFGPATLVDGMQKDGLVDAYDEHAMGVCADACATEYNFTREEQDAFAIQSYKRSAAAWEAGKFGNEVVPVEVPQRRGDALIVSKDEEYTNVNLDKIPQLRPAFTKEGTVTAANASTINDGAGAVILTSKDKAMELGLTPLATIKSYADAAHEPEWFTTAPAKALPKALSKANISIDDVDYFEFNEAFSVVGLANMKLLGLNDSKVNVNGGAVSLGHPLGCSGVRIIITLLNVLEQNDAKIGAAAICNGGGGASAIIIERN; translated from the coding sequence ATGAATAAAGAAGTTGTAATCGTTTCTGCAGCCAGAACCCCTATTGGTAGCTTTTTAGGGGCTTTATCTACAGTTCCAGCACCCCGATTAGGTGCCATTGCCATAAAAGGCGCTTTAGACAAAATTGGTTTAAAACCCGAGTTGGTAGATGAAGTGCTAATGGGTAATGTGGTACAGGCAGGAACGGGTCAGGCACCAGCCAGACAGGCAGCTATTTATGCCGGAATCCCCAATACTGTACCTTGTACAACAGTTAATAAAGTATGTGCAAGCGGTATGAAATCTGTAATGCAAGGCGCTCAGGCCATCGCTCTTGGTGATGCCGAAATTGTTGTTGCCGGCGGTATGGAAAATATGAGTTTAATACCGCATTATTTACATGCAAGAACAGGTACTAAATTCGGACCTGCAACTTTAGTTGATGGCATGCAAAAAGATGGTTTGGTTGACGCTTACGATGAACACGCTATGGGTGTTTGTGCTGATGCTTGTGCCACTGAATACAACTTTACGCGCGAAGAACAAGATGCTTTCGCTATTCAATCTTACAAACGTTCTGCCGCAGCATGGGAGGCTGGAAAATTTGGTAACGAAGTGGTTCCTGTTGAAGTGCCTCAGCGTCGTGGTGATGCGCTTATTGTTTCAAAGGATGAAGAATACACTAACGTAAATCTGGATAAAATTCCACAGCTACGTCCGGCATTCACAAAAGAAGGAACAGTAACAGCTGCAAATGCCTCAACCATAAATGATGGTGCTGGCGCTGTTATCTTAACGAGTAAAGACAAAGCTATGGAGTTAGGATTAACACCTCTTGCTACTATAAAAAGCTATGCCGATGCCGCTCACGAGCCAGAATGGTTTACAACTGCTCCAGCTAAAGCACTTCCTAAAGCACTGAGCAAGGCAAATATCAGCATTGATGATGTAGATTATTTTGAGTTTAACGAAGCATTTTCTGTGGTTGGTTTAGCTAACATGAAACTTCTTGGTCTTAACGATTCTAAAGTTAATGTCAATGGCGGTGCCGTTTCTTTAGGACATCCACTGGGATGTTCGGGCGTTAGAATCATTATTACATTATTAAATGTCTTAGAACAAAACGATGCTAAAATTGGCGCAGCTGCTATTTGTAACGGTGGCGGTGGCGCATCTGCAATTATTATAGAACGTAATTAA
- a CDS encoding C40 family peptidase: protein MQYGICNLSIVPLRREPSDASELVSQVLYGDFFKVLEQRKNWSKIRLSFDKYEGWIDSKQYIEISAEAYNHLQRETPKLSIDLVEFIEDPQHQLHPILLGSSLNGLSLLNHTHDGNTVSGKISKNNLIETAFLYLNSPYLWGGKTPFGIDCSGFTQMVYKLNGYKLLRDASQQATQGEPLSFIEESEPGDLAFFDNQEGVITHVGLIMSDNYIIHAHGKVRIDRLDHTGIYNVDKRMHTHKLRVIKKII, encoded by the coding sequence ATGCAATACGGAATTTGTAATTTAAGCATTGTCCCTTTAAGAAGAGAACCTTCAGATGCCAGCGAACTTGTTTCTCAGGTATTATACGGTGACTTTTTTAAAGTGTTGGAACAACGCAAAAACTGGAGTAAAATAAGATTGTCTTTCGATAAATATGAAGGTTGGATTGATAGTAAACAGTATATAGAAATATCTGCTGAAGCTTATAACCACCTGCAACGCGAAACACCAAAATTATCGATAGATTTAGTTGAATTTATTGAAGACCCGCAACACCAGTTGCACCCCATTTTACTGGGATCATCATTAAATGGGTTATCACTATTAAATCACACTCATGACGGCAATACGGTTTCTGGGAAAATTTCAAAAAACAACCTGATAGAAACTGCTTTTCTATACTTAAACTCACCGTATTTATGGGGAGGAAAAACGCCATTTGGAATAGACTGTTCCGGATTTACACAAATGGTTTACAAGCTTAACGGTTATAAATTATTGCGTGACGCTTCGCAACAGGCTACACAAGGTGAACCTTTAAGTTTTATTGAAGAAAGCGAACCAGGTGATTTAGCATTTTTTGATAATCAGGAAGGTGTTATTACTCATGTAGGATTAATTATGAGTGATAATTACATTATTCATGCCCACGGAAAGGTTAGAATTGACCGATTAGATCATACGGGAATTTACAACGTCGACAAACGCATGCACACCCATAAATTAAGGGTCATTAAAAAGATTATATAA
- a CDS encoding tetratricopeptide repeat protein, giving the protein MKKQIIVALAFSVSALSFAQKKELKAAEKAIKGTNYAEAKSALKQVEAYMPLEDKYKAEYYYLYAQTLYAGGAGSLSDIDEAIKSLGNIDGALSAESTELKQQMINSLLTKGNESYEGNDYAKASQYFEKAYRLSTKDTLFLYYAAATAINVQDFDRALSIYEELRDLGYTGIKTEYFATNVETNKEEVFENKNMRDISVKAKSHSNPGDRTTESKEPEIVKNIAIIYVNKGDNEKAIEAMAAARAQSPNDVNLILTEANVHYKMGNTEKFKALLEQATKMDPANPELQYNLGVIASESGETEQAKGYYEKTIELDPNYVNAYINLSALVLSKEEGIIKEMNGLGSSKKDDLRYDELRQQRQDLYREAVPYLEKALAIDNQNINAAKTLMNIYSILGETDKHKEMQAKVAELEGN; this is encoded by the coding sequence ATGAAAAAACAGATTATTGTAGCTTTAGCGTTTTCGGTTAGTGCACTTTCATTTGCACAAAAGAAAGAATTGAAGGCAGCGGAAAAAGCTATTAAGGGAACTAATTATGCTGAAGCTAAATCTGCTCTTAAGCAGGTTGAAGCTTATATGCCTTTAGAGGATAAGTATAAAGCAGAATATTATTATTTATATGCTCAAACCCTTTATGCAGGAGGAGCAGGTTCTTTAAGCGATATTGATGAAGCTATAAAAAGCTTAGGAAACATTGATGGGGCTCTTTCAGCCGAAAGTACAGAATTAAAGCAACAAATGATTAATTCTTTACTGACTAAAGGAAACGAGTCTTACGAAGGTAACGACTATGCTAAAGCTTCTCAATACTTTGAGAAAGCTTACCGATTAAGTACAAAGGACACCTTGTTCTTATATTACGCAGCGGCTACAGCAATTAATGTTCAGGATTTCGACAGAGCTTTAAGTATCTATGAAGAATTAAGAGATTTAGGATATACAGGTATTAAAACAGAGTATTTCGCGACTAATGTTGAGACAAATAAAGAAGAAGTTTTCGAAAACAAAAACATGCGTGATATTTCGGTTAAAGCAAAATCTCATAGTAACCCAGGTGATCGTACTACAGAATCTAAAGAGCCAGAAATCGTAAAAAATATTGCTATCATTTATGTGAATAAAGGTGATAACGAAAAGGCGATTGAAGCTATGGCTGCAGCAAGAGCGCAAAGCCCTAACGATGTTAATTTGATTTTAACAGAAGCTAATGTTCACTACAAAATGGGGAACACGGAGAAATTTAAAGCGTTGTTAGAACAAGCGACTAAAATGGATCCAGCTAACCCGGAGTTACAGTATAACTTAGGAGTTATAGCTTCAGAATCTGGAGAAACTGAACAAGCTAAAGGGTATTATGAAAAAACAATCGAGTTAGATCCTAATTACGTTAATGCATATATCAACCTTTCAGCTTTAGTATTATCAAAAGAAGAAGGTATTATTAAAGAAATGAATGGTTTAGGAAGCTCTAAAAAGGACGATTTACGTTATGATGAGTTAAGACAGCAACGTCAGGATCTTTATCGTGAAGCAGTGCCTTATTTAGAAAAAGCTTTGGCTATTGATAATCAAAACATCAACGCTGCTAAAACATTAATGAATATTTACAGTATTCTTGGTGAAACAGATAAGCATAAAGAAATGCAAGCTAAAGTAGCTGAATTAGAAGGAAACTAA
- the gyrA gene encoding DNA gyrase subunit A, with amino-acid sequence MAEGEKLIPINIEDEMKSAYIDYSMSVIVSRALPDVRDGLKPVHRRVLFGMHELGVKSNTAYKKSARIVGEVLGKYHPHGDSSVYDTMVRMAQEWSLRYMLVDGQGNFGSIDGDSPAAMRYTEARMRKISEDMLADIDKETVDHKLNFDDTLQEPTVLPTRIPGLLVNGASGIAVGMATNMPPHNLSEVVDGTIAYINDNSIEVDELMKHIKAPDFPTGGTIYGYDGVKEAFHTGRGRIVLRGKANIEEVQGRECIIVTEIPYQVNKAEMIKKTADLVNEKKLEGISTIRDESDRNGMRIVYVLKRDAIPNIVLNKLYKYTALQSSFSVNNIALVKGRPELLNLKDLIYHFVEHRHEVVVRRTQYELRKAEERAHILEGLIIASDNIDEVIAIIRASSNADEARASLIERFKLSEIQAKAIVEMRLRQLTGLEQDKLRSEYDELLKTIEDLKDILDKKERRMDIIKEELEVVKEKYGDERRSIIEYAGGDLSIEDMIADEQVVITISHAGYIKRTSLNEYKTQNRGGVGQKASTTRNEDFLEHLFVGTNHQYMLFFTQKGKCFWMRVYEIPEGSKTSKGRAIQNLINIEQDDKVMAFICTQDLKNEDYINSHYVIMATKNGQVKKTSLEQYSRPRTNGINAITIKEDDELLEARLTTGNSQVMLALKSGKAIRFEEAKTRPMGRSASGVRGITLAHEGDEVIGMVTIENPQEESVLVVSENGYGKRTYIDDPEDGEPVYRITNRGGKGVKTISITEKTGQLVAIKSVTDNDDLMIINKSGIAIRLEVSNLRVMGRATQGVKLINLKGKDSIAAVAKVMHEEEQETEEGVVDAQNGEGIEGGTTLDINTTEENNNDN; translated from the coding sequence ATGGCAGAAGGAGAAAAATTGATCCCTATTAATATTGAAGATGAGATGAAATCGGCTTACATTGATTACTCAATGTCAGTCATTGTGTCACGTGCCTTACCAGATGTTAGAGACGGATTAAAACCGGTACACAGACGTGTATTGTTTGGTATGCATGAGCTTGGTGTTAAATCTAATACAGCATATAAAAAATCAGCGAGAATCGTAGGAGAGGTTTTGGGTAAGTATCACCCGCACGGTGATAGCTCTGTTTATGATACCATGGTGCGTATGGCTCAGGAATGGAGTTTACGTTATATGTTGGTTGACGGACAAGGGAACTTTGGATCTATAGATGGAGATAGTCCTGCGGCGATGCGTTATACCGAAGCACGTATGCGTAAGATATCTGAAGATATGTTAGCAGATATCGACAAAGAAACAGTAGATCATAAATTAAATTTCGACGATACATTACAGGAACCAACGGTTTTACCAACGCGTATTCCAGGACTTTTAGTTAACGGAGCGTCTGGTATTGCTGTAGGTATGGCAACTAATATGCCACCTCATAACCTTTCTGAGGTTGTAGATGGAACCATTGCTTACATTAACGATAACAGCATTGAAGTTGATGAGTTAATGAAGCACATAAAAGCACCAGATTTCCCAACAGGAGGAACCATTTACGGTTATGATGGTGTTAAAGAAGCATTCCATACAGGACGTGGAAGAATAGTACTTCGTGGTAAAGCGAATATCGAGGAAGTTCAAGGTCGCGAATGTATTATTGTGACAGAGATTCCTTATCAGGTAAACAAAGCAGAAATGATTAAAAAAACTGCTGATCTGGTAAACGAGAAAAAGCTTGAAGGTATTTCAACCATTCGTGATGAGTCTGATAGAAACGGTATGCGTATTGTTTACGTACTTAAACGCGATGCGATTCCAAATATCGTTTTAAATAAATTATACAAATACACGGCGTTACAATCGTCTTTTAGCGTTAATAACATTGCGTTGGTAAAAGGACGTCCGGAATTATTAAACTTAAAAGATTTAATTTATCATTTCGTAGAGCACAGACATGAAGTAGTTGTAAGACGTACGCAATACGAATTGCGTAAAGCAGAAGAGCGTGCTCATATTTTAGAAGGTTTAATTATTGCTTCAGATAATATTGACGAAGTTATTGCAATCATCAGAGCGTCTTCAAATGCAGATGAAGCGAGAGCAAGTTTAATTGAACGCTTCAAACTTTCTGAAATTCAAGCGAAAGCGATTGTTGAGATGCGTCTGCGTCAGTTAACAGGACTGGAGCAAGATAAGTTACGTTCAGAATATGACGAATTACTTAAAACAATTGAAGACTTAAAAGATATCCTAGACAAGAAAGAACGTCGTATGGATATTATTAAAGAAGAACTTGAAGTTGTAAAGGAGAAATACGGAGACGAGCGTCGTTCAATTATCGAGTACGCTGGTGGTGATTTAAGTATCGAGGATATGATTGCAGATGAGCAAGTAGTCATTACTATTTCGCATGCTGGTTATATTAAACGTACATCACTTAACGAATACAAAACTCAAAATAGAGGAGGTGTTGGGCAAAAAGCATCAACAACACGTAATGAAGATTTCTTAGAGCATTTATTTGTGGGAACGAACCACCAGTACATGTTATTCTTCACGCAAAAAGGAAAATGTTTCTGGATGCGCGTTTACGAAATTCCGGAAGGAAGTAAAACTTCTAAAGGGCGTGCGATTCAAAACCTTATCAATATAGAACAGGACGACAAAGTTATGGCGTTCATCTGTACCCAGGATTTAAAGAATGAAGATTACATTAACAGTCATTATGTTATCATGGCGACTAAGAATGGTCAGGTTAAGAAAACATCTTTAGAACAATATTCTCGTCCGCGTACAAATGGTATCAATGCGATCACTATTAAGGAAGATGATGAATTACTAGAAGCACGTTTAACTACAGGAAACAGCCAGGTTATGCTTGCGCTGAAATCTGGTAAGGCTATTCGTTTCGAGGAAGCTAAAACACGTCCGATGGGTCGTAGTGCATCAGGGGTTCGAGGTATTACTTTAGCTCATGAAGGAGACGAAGTAATTGGTATGGTAACCATTGAAAATCCACAGGAAGAATCGGTACTTGTAGTTTCTGAAAACGGATATGGTAAACGTACATATATTGATGATCCGGAAGATGGAGAACCAGTTTACAGAATTACAAACAGAGGTGGTAAAGGAGTTAAAACCATTTCTATTACAGAAAAAACAGGACAGCTTGTTGCTATTAAGAGCGTAACAGATAACGATGATTTAATGATTATCAATAAATCTGGAATAGCGATTCGATTAGAAGTTAGCAATCTGCGTGTTATGGGTAGAGCAACTCAAGGTGTTAAGCTTATTAATCTTAAAGGAAAAGATTCTATTGCTGCTGTTGCGAAAGTAATGCACGAAGAAGAGCAGGAAACCGAAGAAGGCGTTGTAGATGCTCAAAATGGTGAAGGTATAGAGGGTGGCACAACTCTTGATATCAACACAACAGAAGAGAATAACAATGATAATTAA